A single genomic interval of Zobellia nedashkovskayae harbors:
- the metE gene encoding 5-methyltetrahydropteroyltriglutamate--homocysteine S-methyltransferase → MKTTNLGYPRIGSKRELKRALEQYWSGKTNIETLLETAKGIRKENWLLQKEQGIDLIPSNDFSLYDQVLDLSTTLGCIPERYAALAKNPSFSSHDLYFAMARGIQQDGADITAMEMTKWFDTNYHYIVPEFTKNQIFNISSDKIINEYKEALELGIQTKSVLIGPVSFLLLGKEKESGFHRIELLERLLPAYEEILQQLVDVDAEHVQFDEPYLALNLSEKEQRAIHQTYAYFAAKFPNIKITVANYFDCFGENIDTALALPVHTLHLDLVRCPLQLDDILESNKLNSYTHLSLGVVDGRNIWKNDFEKSLQLIQKAIDHIGTERILISPSCSLLHSPCDLDLESNEENLNGEIKQWLAFAKQKLDEVATLKQLANKENLSDSLQKLIKNSEAQANKKTATLIHNQKVKQRVAALTAKDDQRESSFPTRQKLQKNALNLPLFPTTTIGSFPQTKEVRSWRANFKKGNLSVDEYNVLLEKETRDTIEFQERTGLDVLVHGEFERNDMVEYFGEQLSGFAFTSFGWVQSYGSRCVKPPIIYGDVSREAPMTVKWSAFAQSLTKKPVKGMLTGPVTILQWSFVRNDQPRSETCTQIALAIRDEVVDLEKAGLQVIQIDEPAIREGLPLRKEDWNAYLNWAIKAFRISASGVRDETQIHTHMCYSEFNDIISNIADMDADVITIECSRSQMELLDVFATFEYPNEIGPGVYDIHSPRVPERAEMVALMEKAAKQIPTEQLWINPDCGLKTRHWPETREALIEMVAAARECRQNSEILA, encoded by the coding sequence ATGAAAACTACCAACCTAGGCTATCCCAGAATTGGAAGTAAAAGAGAATTAAAAAGAGCTCTAGAACAGTATTGGTCTGGTAAAACCAATATCGAAACACTTTTAGAGACGGCAAAAGGAATTCGGAAAGAGAATTGGTTATTACAAAAAGAACAAGGCATAGACCTCATTCCTAGTAATGACTTTTCCCTTTATGATCAAGTTTTGGACCTTTCTACAACGTTGGGGTGCATCCCAGAGCGCTATGCGGCTTTAGCTAAGAATCCGTCTTTCTCCAGCCATGACCTTTATTTTGCCATGGCCAGGGGTATTCAACAAGACGGAGCAGATATTACCGCAATGGAAATGACCAAGTGGTTTGATACCAACTACCACTATATTGTGCCAGAATTTACTAAGAATCAGATATTTAACATCTCTTCGGATAAAATTATAAATGAGTACAAAGAAGCCCTAGAATTAGGTATTCAAACAAAATCCGTATTGATCGGCCCTGTTTCATTTCTTCTATTGGGAAAAGAGAAAGAGAGTGGCTTTCACAGAATAGAATTACTAGAAAGACTGCTACCAGCATATGAAGAAATTCTACAACAATTAGTAGATGTTGATGCGGAACATGTTCAATTTGATGAACCTTATTTAGCACTTAACCTTTCCGAAAAAGAGCAGCGTGCCATACACCAAACGTATGCGTATTTTGCTGCCAAATTTCCGAATATAAAAATAACCGTAGCCAATTATTTTGATTGTTTTGGTGAGAATATTGACACCGCATTAGCCTTACCGGTGCACACTTTACACCTAGACCTAGTACGTTGCCCATTACAACTAGATGACATTCTAGAGTCTAACAAACTAAATAGTTATACGCATTTATCTCTAGGAGTAGTTGATGGTCGTAATATTTGGAAAAATGACTTTGAAAAATCTTTGCAGTTAATTCAAAAAGCAATTGATCATATAGGTACAGAGCGTATTCTTATCTCACCCTCTTGCTCATTGCTACACTCACCTTGCGACCTAGATTTAGAATCTAATGAAGAAAATCTAAACGGAGAAATTAAACAATGGTTAGCCTTCGCTAAACAAAAATTAGATGAAGTGGCAACTCTTAAACAGTTAGCCAACAAAGAGAATCTTTCTGATAGTTTACAAAAACTTATAAAGAATAGCGAAGCTCAGGCAAACAAAAAAACAGCGACTCTTATACACAATCAAAAAGTAAAACAACGTGTAGCTGCCCTTACCGCTAAAGATGACCAAAGAGAAAGCTCATTCCCTACGCGACAGAAATTACAGAAAAACGCATTGAACCTTCCTTTGTTCCCAACCACTACTATCGGTTCGTTTCCTCAAACAAAAGAGGTACGCAGCTGGAGAGCCAATTTCAAAAAAGGAAACCTATCTGTAGACGAATACAATGTTCTTTTAGAAAAAGAAACCAGAGATACTATAGAATTCCAAGAACGCACAGGTCTTGACGTCCTTGTTCATGGGGAATTTGAACGTAATGACATGGTAGAGTACTTTGGTGAGCAATTGAGCGGATTTGCATTCACCAGTTTTGGCTGGGTTCAAAGTTATGGTAGCCGATGTGTGAAGCCGCCAATTATTTATGGTGATGTTTCCAGAGAAGCACCTATGACGGTTAAATGGTCTGCCTTTGCACAATCATTGACTAAAAAACCTGTAAAAGGAATGCTTACCGGCCCTGTTACTATTCTACAATGGTCCTTTGTTCGTAACGACCAACCTCGTTCTGAAACCTGTACACAAATTGCGTTGGCCATTAGAGATGAAGTAGTAGACTTAGAAAAAGCAGGGTTACAGGTTATTCAAATTGATGAGCCTGCTATTCGTGAAGGCCTTCCGTTGCGAAAAGAAGATTGGAATGCCTATTTAAACTGGGCTATTAAAGCTTTTAGAATCTCCGCTAGTGGTGTTAGGGATGAAACGCAAATCCACACGCACATGTGTTATTCCGAGTTCAATGATATCATTTCGAATATTGCCGATATGGATGCCGATGTCATCACCATTGAATGTTCAAGATCTCAAATGGAGCTTTTAGACGTTTTCGCAACGTTTGAATATCCAAACGAGATTGGACCTGGTGTTTACGATATTCACTCGCCAAGAGTTCCGGAAAGAGCTGAGATGGTCGCTTTAATGGAAAAAGCAGCAAAACAGATTCCAACGGAGCAACTTTGGATCAATCCTGATTGTGGATTGAAAACAAGACATTGGCCCGAAACTAGAGAAGCACTCATAGAAATGGTAGCAGCTGCTAGAGAATGCCGACAAAACAGTGAGATATTGGCTTAA
- a CDS encoding FMN-binding negative transcriptional regulator, giving the protein MFIPDNHRKENLSEIKIFLKANSFGILVSQYQNKPWATHIPLELETTEDGKEVLTAHMAKANPQWREFDQNEEVLCIFNGPHSYVSSSWYKEEEVPTWNYIAVHVYGKLNILSEEKVMASMHRLVDKYEANSKKPISLKDMSPRTLKQIKGVVGFQIEITDIQAQYKLSKNREQDHPKIIEELEDSKNPMSIEIAQAMKNK; this is encoded by the coding sequence ATGTTCATACCTGATAACCATCGCAAAGAAAATCTTTCAGAAATCAAAATTTTTTTGAAAGCAAACAGTTTTGGCATTCTCGTAAGCCAATATCAAAACAAACCTTGGGCTACACATATTCCTTTGGAATTAGAAACCACAGAAGACGGAAAAGAGGTTCTCACGGCCCATATGGCCAAGGCCAACCCACAATGGCGAGAGTTTGATCAGAACGAAGAAGTACTCTGTATTTTTAACGGTCCGCATTCCTATGTATCCTCATCTTGGTATAAAGAGGAAGAAGTGCCTACATGGAACTATATTGCGGTTCATGTTTATGGAAAGTTGAACATATTAAGCGAAGAAAAAGTTATGGCTTCTATGCACAGGCTAGTAGATAAATACGAAGCAAATTCAAAGAAACCAATTTCTCTAAAAGACATGTCTCCCCGCACGTTGAAACAGATAAAAGGTGTAGTGGGTTTTCAGATAGAGATAACAGACATTCAAGCGCAGTATAAATTATCTAAAAACCGAGAACAAGACCACCCGAAAATCATTGAAGAGCTGGAAGACTCCAAGAACCCAATGAGTATTGAAATTGCCCAAGCCATGAAAAACAAATAA
- a CDS encoding Dps family protein: MKLNSIGLSEKDSKSLSEDLNELLANFQRYYQNLRGIHWNIKGKRFFELHPKFEELYTEANLNVDEIAERILTLGGVPLHTFEDYIKNSKVPVGKNISKDEDAIRLVVDSLKGLLVIERRILDASGESGDEGTNSMMSDFITGQEKTVWMMKAWLTEEI, from the coding sequence ATGAAACTAAATAGTATAGGATTAAGCGAAAAAGATTCAAAATCATTAAGCGAAGACTTAAACGAGTTGTTAGCGAATTTTCAACGTTACTACCAAAATTTAAGAGGTATTCATTGGAATATAAAAGGGAAACGCTTTTTTGAGCTTCACCCAAAATTTGAAGAGCTATATACAGAGGCAAATCTTAATGTAGATGAGATTGCTGAACGTATTCTTACTTTAGGGGGAGTGCCATTGCATACTTTTGAGGATTATATAAAAAATTCAAAAGTGCCGGTAGGTAAAAATATAAGTAAAGATGAAGATGCTATTCGTTTGGTAGTAGATTCATTAAAAGGTCTTTTGGTTATTGAGAGACGAATTTTAGATGCTTCAGGTGAGTCTGGTGATGAAGGTACCAACTCTATGATGAGCGATTTTATTACAGGCCAGGAAAAAACGGTTTGGATGATGAAAGCTTGGTTGACCGAAGAAATATAG
- a CDS encoding LysR substrate-binding domain-containing protein yields the protein MTITQLQYVLAVAEHKNFTLAAEKSFVTQPTLSMQVQKLEDELDVLIFDRSKKPISITEVGAKIVAQAKNIVNEASRIKDVVDQEKGFIGGDFTLGIIPTIMPTLLPMFLKTFINKYPKVNLIIKEQSTETLIRNIQDGHIDAAIAATPLGIEFIKERPLYYEPFVGYVPKEHRLGKSKTLKPEDLDISDVLLLQDGHCFRDNVINLCKAPRNLDTKQFRLESGSFETLINLADEELGMTLLPYLNTLVLDEKKKSKLKYFDKPSPAREVSLIYHKSELKIQITNALRDVISSIVRGAIAFQDVQIISPINK from the coding sequence ATGACAATTACTCAATTACAATATGTGCTGGCCGTTGCCGAGCATAAAAACTTCACCTTAGCTGCAGAAAAAAGCTTCGTTACGCAACCTACCTTAAGTATGCAAGTACAAAAGTTAGAAGACGAGCTAGATGTCTTGATTTTTGATAGAAGTAAAAAACCTATTTCTATTACAGAGGTAGGAGCAAAAATAGTGGCGCAGGCCAAAAACATCGTAAATGAAGCCAGTAGAATAAAGGATGTAGTAGATCAAGAAAAGGGATTTATAGGAGGTGATTTCACTTTAGGGATTATCCCTACCATAATGCCCACACTACTCCCCATGTTTCTTAAGACTTTTATAAACAAGTACCCTAAGGTAAACTTGATTATAAAAGAACAGAGCACAGAAACGCTAATTCGTAATATTCAAGATGGTCATATAGATGCGGCCATTGCTGCCACACCACTGGGTATTGAGTTTATAAAAGAACGGCCTTTGTATTACGAGCCGTTTGTAGGCTATGTACCAAAAGAGCATAGACTTGGTAAGTCAAAAACATTAAAGCCAGAAGATTTAGATATTAGTGATGTACTGCTATTACAGGATGGTCATTGCTTTAGGGATAATGTAATTAACCTATGTAAAGCGCCACGGAATTTGGACACCAAGCAATTTCGTTTGGAAAGTGGCAGTTTTGAGACATTGATCAATCTAGCGGATGAAGAACTTGGAATGACTTTACTGCCCTATTTAAACACTTTGGTTTTAGACGAAAAAAAGAAAAGTAAATTGAAGTATTTTGATAAACCCTCTCCAGCTCGAGAAGTAAGTTTAATTTACCACAAAAGTGAACTGAAAATTCAAATTACAAATGCGTTAAGAGATGTCATCTCTAGTATTGTTAGAGGAGCCATCGCTTTTCAAGATGTACAGATTATCAGTCCTATTAATAAATAA
- a CDS encoding alpha/beta fold hydrolase, translating into MPFIKNKKGKEDVEIFYEDYGSGQPVILIHGWPLSHKAWEQQVWKIVEEGYRCIAYDRRGFGASSAPWGEYDYSALASDLNAIIENLDLDNVVIVGFSMGGGEVVRYFTDYGEDKIAKAALISSIIPLVKKKEDNPDGVPEETLDWIKEALQNDRVGFLKEKFLTGFYNYEDNKDKVSEAQMDYDFSIASNASPRATIETALAWMHTDFRPELKNVTVPTLIVHGDADATVPQATSADQAAKGIADNQYEVIKDAPHGLNLTHADELNEILILFLKK; encoded by the coding sequence ATGCCATTTATAAAGAACAAGAAAGGAAAAGAAGACGTAGAAATATTTTATGAGGATTATGGCTCCGGACAACCGGTTATACTTATTCACGGGTGGCCCTTAAGTCACAAGGCATGGGAGCAACAAGTTTGGAAAATTGTAGAGGAAGGTTATCGCTGTATCGCTTATGATAGAAGAGGTTTTGGAGCATCTTCTGCGCCATGGGGCGAGTATGATTATTCTGCACTTGCCAGCGATTTAAATGCCATTATTGAAAATTTGGATTTAGACAATGTGGTAATTGTAGGTTTCTCTATGGGTGGAGGCGAAGTAGTGCGTTATTTCACAGATTATGGAGAGGATAAAATTGCGAAAGCAGCTTTAATAAGTTCTATAATTCCATTAGTAAAGAAAAAAGAAGATAATCCTGATGGAGTACCGGAAGAAACTTTAGATTGGATTAAGGAGGCCTTACAAAATGATAGGGTAGGATTCTTAAAAGAAAAGTTTCTGACGGGTTTCTATAATTATGAGGATAACAAGGACAAAGTTAGTGAGGCTCAAATGGACTATGATTTTAGTATAGCGTCAAATGCTTCGCCAAGAGCTACAATTGAAACGGCTTTAGCTTGGATGCATACGGACTTTAGACCGGAATTAAAAAATGTTACGGTACCAACGCTTATTGTTCATGGAGATGCCGATGCAACGGTGCCCCAGGCAACCTCTGCAGACCAGGCGGCAAAAGGTATTGCGGATAATCAATATGAAGTCATAAAAGACGCACCTCATGGTCTGAACCTAACGCATGCCGATGAGTTAAATGAAATTCTTATTTTGTTCTTGAAGAAGTAA
- a CDS encoding NAD-dependent epimerase/dehydratase family protein, whose product MKVLFIGGTGNISTASSHLAIEKGIDLYHLNRGTNKAGLPGVNTIFGDINKPEELSELQNHSWDVVVNWIAFTPEDIERDIALFQGKTKQYIFISSASCYQTPLQYPVITESTPLCNNLWDYSQEKIRSEDRLMKAYRETGFPITIVRPSLTYDTVIPIAIGGFREWTTAKRIINGEEIIVHGDGTSLWTVTHADDFAKGFVGLLGLTTAIGHAFHITSDEILSWNMIYKIFADALGYEARVVHIASDFICKIEPSFTGTLLADKGESVIFDNSKIKTFVPDFKATIPFSEGIRRTLKWFNENPERKVVNEDKNQKIERILKAYKSL is encoded by the coding sequence ATGAAGGTTTTATTTATAGGGGGAACAGGAAATATAAGCACAGCATCTAGTCACTTGGCAATAGAAAAAGGTATTGACCTCTATCACTTAAACAGAGGTACCAATAAAGCTGGATTACCAGGTGTGAATACTATTTTTGGCGATATAAATAAACCAGAAGAACTTTCTGAATTACAAAACCACAGTTGGGATGTAGTAGTGAATTGGATAGCTTTTACCCCGGAGGATATAGAGCGTGATATTGCCTTGTTTCAAGGGAAGACAAAGCAGTACATTTTTATCAGTTCGGCTTCTTGTTATCAGACTCCTTTGCAATATCCTGTTATAACGGAATCAACTCCGCTTTGTAATAATTTATGGGATTATTCTCAAGAAAAAATTAGAAGTGAAGACCGTTTAATGAAAGCATATCGGGAAACAGGTTTTCCTATTACCATAGTCCGTCCATCATTAACCTATGACACGGTAATTCCTATTGCCATAGGTGGTTTCAGAGAATGGACAACAGCCAAACGTATTATAAATGGCGAAGAAATTATTGTTCATGGAGATGGTACCTCTTTATGGACAGTTACCCATGCAGATGATTTTGCAAAAGGCTTTGTAGGTTTGTTAGGGTTGACAACAGCTATTGGCCATGCTTTTCATATTACGTCCGACGAAATATTGAGTTGGAATATGATTTACAAAATTTTCGCAGATGCGCTGGGGTATGAGGCTAGGGTAGTGCATATTGCTTCAGATTTTATATGTAAAATTGAACCATCGTTTACAGGTACGCTTTTAGCAGATAAAGGTGAAAGTGTAATTTTTGACAATTCCAAAATCAAAACATTTGTGCCTGACTTTAAGGCAACCATTCCTTTTTCAGAAGGCATCAGAAGAACCTTAAAATGGTTTAATGAAAATCCTGAACGTAAAGTTGTAAATGAAGATAAAAACCAAAAAATAGAGCGTATTCTTAAGGCGTACAAATCGCTCTAA
- a CDS encoding DEAD/DEAH box helicase, protein MTFKDLGIALPILRAIEEQGYTNPTPIQEQAIPILLNKKDLLGVAQTGTGKTAAFSIPIIHHLHNSQDQTRGKRRIRTLIVTPTRELAIQIADNFTAYSKHTHIKNTVIFGGVKQSRQVNALRNGVDALIATPGRLLDLMNQNIISLRDIEFVVLDEADQMLDMGFIHDIKKIIAKLPKQRQSLFFSATMPSSIVELSKTLLGQFERVTIKPQQATAEKVEQGVYFVSKPNKPKLLVHLVNERPTDSVLVFSRTKHGANKIVKKLAQADIKSAAIHGNKSQTARQKALGDFKDGKLRVLIATDIAARGIDVEDLSLVINYDLPNVPETYVHRIGRTGRASASGIALSFCDKEERAYLKDIEKLIKQQVPRMPEHQFIGGDEEEVEEKRPQQRSNSRNNHGGNRNKSRSGNSNNRSANNRNRSNSNRPRRDD, encoded by the coding sequence ATGACATTTAAAGATTTAGGTATTGCTTTGCCTATACTCAGAGCTATTGAGGAACAAGGATATACGAATCCTACACCCATACAGGAACAAGCCATTCCTATTTTACTTAACAAAAAAGACCTTTTAGGAGTTGCACAAACAGGAACGGGAAAAACAGCCGCGTTCAGTATCCCTATAATTCATCATTTACACAACAGTCAAGATCAAACTAGAGGTAAGCGACGCATACGCACACTTATTGTAACACCCACTAGAGAACTTGCTATTCAGATAGCCGATAACTTTACTGCTTACAGCAAGCATACACATATTAAAAACACAGTGATTTTTGGCGGTGTTAAACAATCTAGACAGGTGAATGCCTTACGTAATGGTGTTGATGCACTTATTGCTACTCCGGGAAGATTATTAGATTTGATGAACCAAAACATTATCTCTTTACGGGATATTGAATTTGTGGTTCTAGATGAAGCGGATCAAATGCTGGATATGGGTTTCATTCATGATATTAAAAAAATCATAGCGAAGCTTCCAAAGCAAAGACAATCCCTTTTCTTTTCGGCTACGATGCCTTCTAGTATTGTAGAACTTTCAAAAACCCTTTTAGGCCAATTTGAAAGAGTAACTATAAAGCCACAGCAGGCTACAGCAGAAAAAGTAGAGCAAGGTGTTTATTTTGTTAGCAAACCAAATAAACCTAAATTATTGGTGCACTTGGTTAACGAGAGACCTACAGATTCTGTTTTGGTATTTTCAAGAACTAAGCATGGTGCCAATAAAATAGTTAAAAAATTAGCACAAGCTGATATTAAATCGGCCGCTATACATGGTAACAAATCACAAACTGCCAGACAAAAAGCTTTAGGTGATTTTAAAGATGGAAAGTTACGCGTCTTAATTGCAACTGATATTGCTGCAAGGGGAATTGATGTAGAAGATCTTTCTTTGGTTATCAATTACGATTTGCCAAATGTACCCGAAACTTATGTTCACCGTATTGGTAGAACAGGCCGGGCCAGCGCAAGTGGTATCGCTCTTTCTTTTTGCGATAAGGAAGAACGCGCATATTTAAAGGATATTGAAAAACTCATTAAACAACAGGTGCCACGTATGCCAGAGCATCAGTTTATTGGTGGGGACGAAGAGGAAGTTGAAGAAAAAAGACCTCAACAGAGATCAAATTCCAGAAACAACCACGGAGGTAACCGAAATAAAAGTCGCTCAGGGAATTCGAATAACAGAAGTGCGAACAATCGCAACCGAAGTAATTCAAATAGACCACGCAGAGACGATTAA
- a CDS encoding TfoX/Sxy family protein, translating to MAYDEYLADRSRQILKQKHVYFEEKKMMGSLCFMVDEKMCFAISIDKDTDSSRMMARIGKENYDKTLQQPHCRPMDITGRKMKSYIYVDADGMDTEEDLEHWIQLCLDFNPLAKKSKKSKK from the coding sequence ATGGCTTACGACGAATATCTTGCTGATAGGTCTAGACAGATCTTAAAACAGAAACACGTTTACTTTGAAGAAAAGAAAATGATGGGCAGCCTTTGTTTTATGGTCGATGAAAAAATGTGTTTTGCTATTAGCATAGATAAAGACACCGATTCTTCGCGTATGATGGCTAGAATAGGAAAAGAGAATTACGATAAAACTCTACAGCAACCGCATTGTAGACCTATGGATATAACCGGCCGAAAAATGAAAAGCTATATTTATGTTGATGCCGATGGAATGGATACGGAAGAAGACCTTGAACATTGGATTCAACTTTGCCTAGATTTTAACCCTTTGGCCAAAAAGAGTAAGAAGAGCAAAAAATAA
- a CDS encoding NAD(P)/FAD-dependent oxidoreductase: MVRRIQLRVSLKEESKPNILLKKTAKYLSEDEKNITIKVLRKSIDARKPKIYFNYKMEVYINEKPSPSADYEFKYQDVSKAKEVHIIGFGPAGMWAALRCLELGYKPIVLERGNNVKDRRRDLKAINQDHIVNEDSNYCFGEGGAGTYSDGKLYTRSLKRGDVRRIFESLVHHGATEEILVDAHPHIGTNKLPKIVQNIREAIINHGGEVHFNTRLTNFTVKNNKIESLQLQNGNEMKVNRVILATGHSARDIYYLLNDKKISLKAKSFAMGVRVEHPQHIIDSIQYHCSGDRNELLPAAAYSLVEQVKNRGVYSFCMCPGGFIVPAATAPGEVVVNGMSPSKRNNKFANSGIVVEINVDEDLYKYERFGVLKGLEYQKDLERLAFTAGGRTQTAPAQRLTDFVEGHLSTDLNPTSYQPGLNSAPLHSLLPKLIGGKLRQGFKAFGDKMKGYYTAEANIVGVESRTSSPVNIPRNEKLEHPEIEGLFPCGEGGGYAGGIVSAAMDGERCAEAAIAGL, encoded by the coding sequence ATGGTCAGAAGAATTCAGTTGCGCGTATCGTTAAAAGAGGAAAGTAAACCCAACATCCTTTTAAAGAAAACCGCTAAATATTTAAGCGAGGACGAAAAGAACATCACTATTAAAGTGTTGCGCAAATCTATTGACGCCCGTAAACCTAAGATTTACTTCAATTACAAGATGGAGGTTTACATTAACGAAAAGCCTTCACCTTCAGCTGACTATGAATTCAAATACCAAGATGTCTCTAAAGCCAAAGAGGTTCATATCATAGGTTTTGGACCTGCAGGAATGTGGGCTGCATTACGTTGTTTGGAGCTTGGTTACAAACCAATTGTACTAGAGCGCGGTAACAACGTAAAGGACAGAAGGCGAGACCTGAAGGCCATTAACCAAGACCATATTGTAAACGAAGATTCTAACTACTGCTTTGGCGAAGGTGGAGCCGGAACCTATTCTGATGGTAAACTATACACCCGAAGTCTAAAAAGAGGTGACGTACGCCGTATTTTTGAAAGTTTAGTTCATCATGGTGCTACGGAAGAAATATTGGTAGATGCTCATCCACATATTGGCACGAACAAACTTCCTAAAATTGTACAGAACATAAGAGAAGCTATAATCAATCATGGTGGCGAGGTGCATTTCAATACTAGACTGACCAACTTCACTGTAAAAAATAATAAAATTGAAAGCCTTCAATTGCAGAACGGCAATGAAATGAAGGTTAACCGGGTTATTCTTGCCACGGGACATTCCGCTCGTGATATCTATTATTTATTGAACGATAAGAAAATCAGCTTAAAGGCGAAATCTTTTGCCATGGGCGTTCGGGTAGAACATCCACAGCATATTATAGACTCTATTCAATACCACTGCTCTGGAGATCGTAACGAATTGCTTCCCGCTGCTGCTTACAGCTTAGTGGAACAAGTGAAGAATCGTGGCGTATACTCTTTTTGTATGTGTCCAGGCGGTTTTATAGTTCCTGCTGCAACTGCTCCAGGAGAAGTTGTCGTAAACGGTATGTCTCCCTCTAAACGAAATAACAAGTTCGCCAATTCAGGTATTGTAGTCGAAATTAATGTAGATGAAGACCTATACAAATATGAGCGTTTTGGGGTTTTAAAAGGATTGGAATACCAGAAAGATTTAGAACGATTGGCTTTTACCGCAGGCGGAAGAACGCAAACAGCACCCGCACAACGTTTGACCGATTTTGTAGAAGGCCACCTTTCAACAGACCTCAACCCTACTTCCTACCAACCAGGATTGAATTCAGCTCCCTTACATTCTTTGCTGCCAAAACTTATTGGCGGAAAACTACGTCAAGGCTTCAAGGCCTTTGGCGATAAAATGAAAGGCTATTACACTGCGGAAGCTAATATTGTAGGTGTTGAATCTCGCACCTCATCTCCGGTAAACATCCCTAGAAACGAAAAATTAGAACACCCAGAAATTGAAGGCCTGTTCCCTTGTGGAGAAGGCGGTGGTTATGCTGGCGGAATAGTTTCTGCTGCAATGGATGGTGAACGGTGTGCAGAAGCTGCTATAGCAGGTCTATAG
- a CDS encoding endonuclease/exonuclease/phosphatase family protein — translation MALKSFLASFIFLTVHIAHAQDLTVMSYNIKYDNVNDTINNWNDRKAPMVRLIKHYAPEFIGMQEVVYHQLTYLDEALEDYKYIGVARDDGKKKGEFSPILFNSEKFNLLQSNTFWLSPTPDKVSVGWDAAMERVCTYGLFEDKTNKQKFWVFNTHFDHIGVEAREKSATLIVKKINEINTDKLPVVLTGDFNLEPESKPILFLKKEMTDGKEITEQPFYGPTGTFSGFDHARVLDHRIDYIFVRAFKVEKYIHIDDRMENNQHISDHLPIMATLQK, via the coding sequence ATGGCTTTAAAATCTTTTCTCGCTTCGTTCATTTTCCTCACTGTGCATATAGCGCATGCGCAAGACCTAACGGTAATGAGTTACAATATTAAATATGATAATGTAAATGACACCATAAACAACTGGAACGACAGAAAAGCTCCAATGGTTCGTTTAATTAAGCATTATGCTCCAGAGTTTATTGGCATGCAGGAGGTGGTGTATCATCAATTGACCTATTTAGACGAAGCGCTGGAAGATTACAAATACATTGGCGTAGCCAGAGATGATGGAAAGAAAAAAGGTGAGTTCTCCCCTATTCTTTTCAACAGTGAAAAATTCAACTTACTACAATCCAATACCTTTTGGTTATCCCCTACACCAGATAAAGTTAGCGTGGGTTGGGATGCAGCTATGGAGCGCGTTTGTACTTACGGATTATTCGAAGACAAAACCAATAAGCAAAAATTCTGGGTATTCAACACCCATTTTGACCATATTGGAGTTGAAGCTCGCGAAAAATCAGCTACGCTTATCGTAAAGAAGATTAACGAGATAAACACAGATAAACTTCCGGTAGTTCTTACAGGCGATTTCAATTTAGAACCCGAGTCAAAACCGATTCTGTTTCTTAAAAAAGAAATGACGGACGGAAAAGAGATAACTGAACAGCCTTTTTATGGGCCTACCGGGACCTTTAGTGGATTTGACCATGCACGAGTGCTTGACCACCGCATTGACTATATTTTTGTACGAGCTTTTAAAGTTGAGAAGTACATTCACATAGATGACCGAATGGAAAATAACCAACATATTTCTGACCACCTTCCTATAATGGCTACACTACAGAAATAG